taaagtaacttttggtggagctaaaaagctaaatttttagctccactgctgtggatgctttAATGAGTCTAGTTTTACAtattgagctaattggaacggTTAAACTCAGGGGGAATTTGCAAAGTAACGGTGTGAGGGGGTTGTATATAGTAAGTTAGGCAACGTTCGAAAGGTTTAAGAAAACTaggatctcgagttttagaaactcaagatccaattaaaaaacgagttttagaaactcgctATGCAGTTGTTGTGAATTGCTGACTGGGCTTGAagtgccacatagatctcgagtctataagactcgagttctaaaaaaaaaaaactgagtcTTACAAGCTCGATTTTTGTCGGACTTGATGAAACACAAAACCTGAAGAACGCAGCAAGAACAGAGACGAAGAGACCTGAAGAACGCAGTGATCTGACGACGAAGAACAGGAACCCATGGAAGAACAGGATGAAGAAGAACACAACGGAGCTTCACCACCGCTGCCTTCGTCGCTCCTAGGACGGAAGAACACAATAAAGAAGAACACAACAGAGCTTCGCCGCCACTGCCTCCGTCGTTTCTGATTTGGGATTTCTGATTTGTTGTTTAGATTTGTTGTCCCTTCGTGTTTCTTTTGATTTGTTGGTTATTCCTTTGTGTTCCAGAGTGTTCCTCGTGTTTCTGTTTGTGTTTCTCTATTCTGGTGTTCTTCATGTTTCTGTTTTAGGGTGTGAAATCTCtgtatggaactcgagtctttaaaactcgagttctacgTGGACTTTTCCTCCACCTCAGCTACCACCACAtgcaaatcgagacttaaaaactcgagttttatatTTGAACTTAAATTTTAGatactcgagatgctagttttcaacattcTTTTACAAcatgacaactaactaaattttttaatatttattgttatttagaaaaaaaattcgttaTACTCACGTAGCCTTGtacttgaaaaaagaaaaaagaaaaaagaaaaaaaggtatgAGTTTTGGTTTTGTGTGATGGAAGTGAAGCTAAGCCAAAGACGAGACCTTCTTCTTCCCAAACTCCTTCCAAACCCAAACTTCCCTTCTCACATTCACAGGTTTTCcctcctctttctttctcctcacttttttccccctttattttggaaaaaataaaatatattcatcTTCCTATTTTTATTGCAGAGATTTAAGCTTCTATTTGAATTCATGGGCAAACAGTAAGAGTTCCTTTCACAAGCATTTTAGATACATTGCTCAGGTACCGTACAATCTcttgctctcttttcttttctctcccgCAGTTtttttcttgtcaaccaaacatAGCCGTGTCTTTTATGCTGTCAGAAATGGAGGTTTCGGATTCAGGAGATGTCAAAGGTTCAACACCCCACCAAACACTACTTGGTTCATGTTGTCAAAGAGTATGGCAAAGATTTTGAATTACTTTTCGTTTATTTGCTGCTCAACTATTGTTATATCCATTTGAAACAATGCCCATTTCACAGTTCCATTTGGGTTTTTGGCTGCGTTTAAGACATGCCCATCTTGGGTTTTGGCCAGAATTATTGCTTTCTGTTTGTAGGTTTTATGGTTATGGATCTTTCtgaataattgtaaaaataagtAGATGATTTCAGAACTGTCGCCACACTTGGATTGTGCTCAAAAGCGAAGACTTGGGCTGCAAATTTGAGTGCTTTgtcaaataatttgaaattttgaagaagTCATTGattaatttagttatttacaTATATCTCAAATTATATGATTTGAATTATTGGTAATGAATAGGAAGTATGGAAAATTTATCTGTTTCAATTTTTGGTTAAACATTGGCCACCAATTTTGTGAAAGAATGTCTGAAACTttagttaaaataattaatgttttggaAGATATGACTTTTTAGCTTGGAAGTTTAAACAAAGTTTTGAACTgaaaagtaatttcaaatttaagaaTTAATATCGTTCAGTATGTAATCCTAATTTTCACCTAAACAATGTGATTGGCAGGGGTGAGACTTTAACTTTGATTTCAATGCAGTATAGTGTCTCAATATCTGCAATCGCTGCTGCTAATAGGAGTATCGTTGACATAGACCTTGTTTTCAAAGGGCAGCACCTTAACATTCCTTCTGCCTCAGGAGACACTCAAATGGTGAGCAAGACTGCAGGATCATTAGTAATCTGGTCTGACTGGTTATTGCTCTGACTAAGTTTTGGACGTTTTGTGTCATCTATTTGTTTGACACAAAATACTATCCAATCATATCTTTCCCCTTTGCACGTCCCTCTGATAAAGGAGGATGCTTACAATTTTCTGAGTGTCATGTAGCTACACCAAATTACATTATGTTCCTAtcacattttatttctttatctgAATTTACTAAGACTGTGATTATGTGTGGGCATTAGGTATGATTATAATATGACCATGAATTTTAGAGATattgtgatgaaaaatttgaGTTGTCTGCTACAGTATAGCTTGCAAATATGTAACTTTGAGGTATTTAGATTTGAGCGTGTTTAACTTCATGCTTCAAGAACTGATGCATAGTCATCATGAGCTATCatcttttattataaatttagcatGGAAGtgcaaataaaatattgtaacaaatatgtatacatataaagaggaaaaatacatataagatgatttaatttaaaaaaatataattttgaaatgtgaTTGATATTCAGCAATGAATCTCAACTGATAAGTTTGGTATTGACAGATGCTTACAAAGTCAGCCTTCAATTTGAGGTCTGCACCTGTGCACCATGTAGATTTAACTCTAAGAAACTGAGCTGTGAAACACTTTTGTTTACCCACTCCTGAAAGGGGCTCATAACACCTAATTCTCAATGTGCCTATTCAGTTCTGGTAATGTGGCTTTGAGATGAAGGTTTagatagacacacacacacacgcttAACGCATCTTGTGATGCACTAAACCTTATCTTTGATAATTGATATGCTAGAGTAGCTATGGATTGAATGCTATGGAGAAGTCTAAATTATTCATTTCAATTGTTGATTTATAAACCTTATTTAACTTGGTAGTATAGATTTCAAAGAGTTctgatttttgacttttttgggCTTCTGAAGCTGCAAATTAAATTGCCAGAAAACCATCTAGGCTCTCTCAATATCTTGCATGGACTTCTGGGGCAGAGGAATATCAATGTGCTATCCTCTTATTGTTTACCACATGTATGTATGTCTTGTAAAATTTGCAGCCTACATACTATAATTTTAAGTCACCTTTGGTTGGTTTATACCAGCTCTAGTTATGTTCTAATGACTTTTCTATAACAAGTTGATGCATCTCAGTGACCACAACATGCTTGCACATTTTATTATCAGGATAAAACCACTGGATATTTTCTAGTTCTGGTTCCTCTCATAGCATTTTGCGTCAGATGCATAATTTCTGCCTTGCACACTAGAGTTGCTGGCAAGTTCAGACATCAAGTTGTGAATGAATCAGAGGGACGACATCATGGGTGCAGAAGCATGCGGTGGAAATCTGCTCTCAGTGAAATACTGGAACCAGATACTTTGGATGCTGTGTCAAGTTCACATTCCAATGTAAGCACTTGGTATATTGTGGTTGTAATTCTCAACATCTCTCTTACCTTAACTCTTGACAAAAGTGATGAAGTTCAGGAGGGGGAAGATTCAGAATTTTACAACTCTTTGCATTTTTAGTGGTTGtgacattgaaattttttttgtttcttttaccCCTTTTTCTACAACCAAATGAAAGATAATTATGTCTATAGATCATGTATTTCAAGTGCTCTCATGTTTAAGCACCAAATTTTGAATCGCTAAACAGAAATCAttttagtttgttatattaACATGCTTACTCATTTGGAACCATTGTGTAGAGCCTTTCAGAAGATCAATCTCAAGTTTCTTTTGAAGAGGAGCCACGTGCTTATGGCAAGCTTGAGCAAGATTACCAGAAATTTCTATCAGAATGTGGAATGAGTGAATGGGGTCACTGGCGTGGAGGTTCTCCTAAATAACTTCTAGTGCAGTAACTTTGAGCCAAGCTATGGAATCCCTGTAGTagcataaaatttttcttttgttttttgttttatgattttttcgATTGTGCAGATTTTAGACAGACATACAGATACATATAGATTTTGCTAGAATATagaattagatttcaaattcattatattTCGCCCCTTTTACTTTCAACTTTTAGCTTGTATATGTGCTAAGAGGTGGTTGGAAAATCTTTAGCTATGTAATGTGAACGGTTTTAAGGAACTGGAAgaatttatcattattattgtaAGGCCCTGATTTGAGTCCCTAACTCAAAAGGTGGATGGATTTGGgctcaaaaatcccaaaacaatgaatttgtagaaagtgggttggaaaactaggttttagtgAATCAGACAACAGGTGAAGTAGATCTTGATgacaagagaatgaagatagACAAGTTTAAACTGCAGAAAATCGTCATCAGCACAGTTCGAGGAGATCAGCTCTTATATATTGATTcacaaatttgattacaagttcagtTTTTGGTTGCTATATtgtttttctctcaacttcTCTATCCCTTCTCCATGGAGGGTCTCTTCCATTATGTAGTTCTCTTTAGATGATCTTGGTCatccatttgttgatcatccaagccacTACTTAAGTGTTTGTCCTATTGGACACCTTCTCAGGCCTTCTGTGCGTTAGGGTAGCCAatgcagcactgttcaggggacttttccacattaatgcagtcaGAAATTTAGCtgtagagcatttaatgcgatgGTAACAACTTTCTCTTAAGATATTTTATGGCCTCCTTCTATTCTGCTCCTTCTGGATACTTATCCACAATAGTGGAGTTGTCCAAATCGTTGCCCCTGGTGTTAGACCACACCTTCTGACCTCGGCTTTCCCCTATCGAGGAaatattcctcctcggacatcctTCTTAGATGGTTATGATCAAACTCACCTCTTTACATACCAACACGGGTTCTTAGGAAGGTGTTTACCCATCCTCGAACTATTCATGTCTTCGAATTAGGCTCTTGGCCCAATATATATGTAGACATGCATTCCTGGGCCTATCACCtctacaatagcccctcgaaATTCTTCTTTCTGGCTCTTCGGGGAGAAAGGAGGATTTCGATGTCACTGTAGTTGCTTTGTGATCATTGTATACCACTCTAACTACGAAGACGCCTTTTTAACTGCCCAAGGCACACTTTTGATGCTTTTGCATTCGAGACGCgccttcattaaatttttacgGCATCCTGTCCCCTATGCTTTATGACGTGATGTGGATCTAACGGCTGAGAATTTTGCTGGAGCCCGGGCGGGAATTTTCTCGTTTGTAACTCTCCTTTGACATAAATACCACCCAAATCAATTACTCACCTCACTTTAGCATTAATTTCACTTTAGCGCTTATATATTGAACCTGCAAACTCACCCAACTCACTCGTGCCCCTACAAATACCAAGAGCCTGTCCAAggagagtttttctttttcctgtaaGTCTTCGCACACcttttcactttatttttccatataattttttttttttttgtgtgtcctTTCCTCCTTGGCACTTCTCACTTCTCTCAATCTTCTTAGTTCCTCCAAACTTTTCTTAGGAATGGATAGATTCGCTCATTTGGTAGACTTCGAGGAGGTTTTAGAGGACTTTAGGGCTCCGTATAGGATTCCTCCAAGAGTGGCCCTTAGGTACTGTAAGGAAGGGGAATGACATGAGAAAAGGCAAGAGGGAGAAGTGGTGATCCCAATGATTACCTTCATAGAAGGAGGGATGAGAATCCTTATGGGTACCGTAACTAGGGACTACCTTAGGGCCCATAAGTTAGCTCTCACCCAGTGTACCCCAAACATGTTTAAGATTCTAAGGAGTGTAGACACCCTTAATGAAAGGATGGGCTTAGGGCTTACCCACCATGATATCAATTGAGTCTATAACCTCCACCACTTAAAGGGGCAGGGGTATTACTTGAAATCTAGGTACTCCGAAGTTAAGCTCATTCAATGCCTTTCCGAATCCAACAAAGGCCTGAATAAGGATTTCTTGATCGTGTCaagggaatggcatgatggccttcCCTGCCCAACGAGAGGGGGACAACCAGGTGGGATTTTAGACCTAGAATGATTATTCTAAAGTTATCccctgttttctttttccttcgtTTGTGTTTGTACATAAAGCTTCCTTTGATTTGCATGATTTTTTGCTAATgatgttttttgtttctcttgatGGTTTTGTAGATAAGAATGCGACTACACCTAACTTCAATCTCGTGAACCAACCGAGTTTGGATAAAATCTTGAAGGTCGAGGTGTTTGTCCATACAGATGGCCAATTGAGGGCGGCCCATCTGATCTTGGACTACATCCCAATTTCCAAGAGCTTCCAAGCGTCAAAGTGTGTCATTAAAGCTAGGGATCCTCGACTACATCGGATCAGTGTTACTGCTCCAAGCTTTCTGATCACCAGTCCCATTCCAGAAGGCATGCTCACTACCGATCCGATACCAGAAGGCGTACTGAAAGTAGCCCTGCCACCACCACATACAACTGAGGAGGCCACTTCTTCTAATCTTGCCatcacaaagaaagaagaagaaaaagaagaagaggtagTTGAAGTGTCTGACTCCGAGGACGAGTTTGAAGTTTTTAATCAAACTTTGTCCCCAGAAACTTCAACCAGTGATCTTGGGCAGCCTTCCCCATCCCAATCCAGCCACCATCAAGGATCTACCTCTACACCAGACGATATGGGAATCCAATGTAAGCTGAGGTCCACCCTGCAAGAATTCCTGGAGTCCTAGCCAGGGAGGGACGCTCCTGATAAGGCAGCCCAGACAAAGCTCCCCACTCCTCCACCCACCCAAACCCTCCGAGCTAACCTTGTTGACCATAAGAGGAAGAGGGAAGAAAAGGGTAAGGAGGTGGCAGAGACAAGGAGAACCCTCCTTTCCCATGAAGTTAAGCCCCAGAAGGGGGCCAAGCAGCCCAGAGGCCTTCAGATGAGGTTAGCCAGTGAGGTAGAGCGAAGGGGCGACCAAAGAGCTGCAGCCCCAACTTAGGCCCTACGCATGAAGTTGGATGAGGATTCTCTACTAAGTGACGCCTCTATCTGAGACTTCCAGTAGGGCATGGCTGGGTATGTGGCAGACGCGGTGGAGTAATCCCTGTTGTTGCCAAAAGACATGGATGACCTTAGGTCCATAAGGCAGTATAAGGTCTTCCTCGGACTAAAGAGGGACCTAGCCATGGtaagtcctttttttttgtttatttatttattttatttatatatatattttaattgtacACCTCTTCCCTTCCAAGCCATTCAAGCTACCTTCAGGGTCGAGGAGATGGTGAATAGTTCCCATCGAAAAATGAAAGAGGAGGAGGGGATGCGAATCGTAGTTATGGGTGCCTTCCACCTGGCTGAGAAGAGAAATCAGGAGTTGAAGAGCAGGTTAATCGAGCCAGAGAGGGGCAAGAGAAGTGCAGAGGTTGCCCTAGATAATGCTGAGAGGCAGGTTGAAGGACAACGCATGCTCCTTCGTCAGATTGAGGATCAGCTGGCCACCTCCAAAGAGTAGATTATtgctttgaagaaaaaattggagGAGGTGGAAAAGGCCAAGGACCAAGCAGAGAAGGCCAGGGATTAAGCCGAGTAGGAAGGGTACGAGATAGGAGTGGCAAAAACCGAGGAGGCCCTCAGGGCTGAGGTCTCGAGGGTATGTAGGAACTACTACTCCCAAAGTAGATGGTCTGAGGAACCAGACATAACtgagattctgtttaacacttagatagatgtcaggaagtattaatttatccaatgcatgtggtctgaggaactAGGCATAGCtaatgttttgtttaatacttagatagattccattaagtattaatttactgaaagtatgtggtccgaggaatcaggcataactaaggttctgtttaatacttagaaaagtAACTTAACATaccaatttacccaaggtatgtggtccgagaagctagcatgaccaaggttctgtttgatagtTAGAAAGATgctattaagtattaatttatccaaagtatgtggtccaaggaaccaAACATagctaagattctgtttaatacttagaaagataACTCAACATAtaaatttacccaaggtatatgGTTCGAGAAGCTAGGCATGACTAAAGTTCttctcaggttatttacattccagggTCGTGGTACAACATTCTCATCTAGGTCTTCAAGATGATACGCACCTATTCTAGCCATCAAGGTGATACATATGGcccttcccaattgggtcctAACTTTCCCCATGCTGGGTTCTTTGCAGTACCCAAAACCTTTCTTAACACCAAGTTTCCAGGTGCCGGCCTTAGCTTCACGTTGGTATCATACCCTTACTTAAGTTTGTGTTGATAATAGGCCAATTGGACCATGTCATTTTCTCTTCGTTCTTCAATTAAGTCTAAGCTTTTCTCCAATAGCCCATCATTCTACTCAGAGTGAAAAAGCTTGTTCTCAGCATCGGAAATCCTGTTTCCAAAGGAATTATAGCCTTagcccataagtcattgaaaaggggtCTTCCTAGTGGACCTACAAGGTGTAGTCCGACATATCCAAAGGAAGTGTGGTAATTCTTCTATCCATTTTCCCTTTGCGTCATCCAGCCTTTTTTTAAGCCAACTCATTATGACCTTATTGACAGTTTCAGCCTGTCCATTCCCCTATGGATATGCCGGTGTAGAATATCTATTTGTTATGCCCAGGTTGTAGCAATACCTCCTGAAGACCttactatcaaactgaagacctttgtccgagatgagggtaCGAGGGGTTCCAAATTgagtgataatatttttccaaataaatctCTTAGCATCCATGTCCCTGATATTCGCCAATGGTTCAGCTTCAACctacttggtgaagtaatctgtACTGACCAACAAATATCTCTTATTCCCTGCTGCCTTAGGGAAATGACTTGCAATGTCCAAGCCCCATTGAgtaaaaggccaagggctggacagagGATTAAGGACTCCTCCCGATTTATGAATGTTTGGTGTAAATTTTtggcattggtcacacttcttcacatactcttgtACTTCcctctgcatatttggccaccaatagccTTGAGTGAAGGCCCTGTGAGACAAAGATCTACCCCCTGTGTGGCTTctacaaatcccttcatgtaactcttcTAAGAGTAGCTCAATTGCTTCAGGGTGTATGCATAGCAGATATGGGCTAGAAAAAGATCTCTTATACTATTTTTGGTCCTTGGATAGCTAAAACTGAGAAGCCTTTCTTCGCATCTTGTTAGCCTTTGACTTCTCCTCAGGTAGGATATCCTCCTTAAGGAACAATACTATAGAGTTGATCTAGCTAGGTTCCACCCTAATCTAATGAATATGAGCCACGTTTCTCCCTACTTCAGTAGGCTTACATAAGTCTTCCACAAGGATCATCGAGGTAAACTTTGTGTCGAGGAGGTTGCTAGCATGGCAAGAGAGTTGGCATGTGTATTTCTATTTCTAGagatttgtgataaattaaaaGTCTCAAATGCTGACTGCAAATGTCTAACTTGGTTCAAATACTCCTGCATTTTGGGATCTCTGGCTTCTAGCTCTTCCCAAACTTGGCCCACCACCAGCCTTgaatcaaagaaaatctctaTTGCTTTTCCACCTATTTTCTGAACCATTGCCATCCTTACCAATAAAGCTTCATACTCAGCTTTTTGTTTGTGGCCGAAAAGTCCAATCTCAAGGATTTCTTAATTGTAATCCTTTCAGGAGATATCAAAATTAGTCCCACTCCAAAACCTCTATGGTTCACAACACCATTGTCATATACCTTCCAGGACAAAGGCTCCTGTAAGGAGATTGCACCAACCGATTTTCCGTCCATGTTCTTTTCTTTACCCTCTCTTCTAATGGGGTTTTAGCAAACTTGACCACCAGATCGGCAAGGACCTGACCCTTGAtagaggtgcgaggcatgtacttgatatcaaaagcctCTAGGATCGTACCTCACTTGGCAATCCTTCCTGTGTAATCAGCACTCCGAAATAGAGATCTAAGCGGAAGTTGGGTCAGGACAATAACTATGTGTGATTGGAAGTAGTGGGAGAGCTTGCGCGTAGCATGCACAACTGCCAAAATGGCCTTCTCTAGGGGTAGTTAACGGACCTCGGCCTCATatagtgatttgctcacatatgTAAGCAAATAATACCTCGTCCACCTCAGGCTTGGACATGACAGGTGGCCGAAAATGTATTCCTTAAGCTATTGAAAGGTTATGGCACACTTCTTAgtccactcaaatcccttcTATTTATTAAACAACTGGAAGAAGGGTTTGCATCTATCAGCTGACTAAGAGATGAACTGGTTTAAGGCAGCAATCATTCCTGTtagcttctggacctctttgggattctgAGATGGTTGCAGACTGTTAATTGCCTTAACCTAATCAGGGTTAACCTCAATTCTCCAGTGAGTGACCATGTAGCCCAGGAACTTGTCTGATCCCACGTCAAAAGAGCACTTGGAAGCATTAAAGCACAGCTTGTGTTTCCTTAGTATCCTAAAAATATCCCCGAGGTCTCCtacatgctcggacaccaccttactctttaccaccatatcatctatatagacttcaatatttttacccaattgtaactcaaacatcctagtcatcattATTTGATAGGTAgaccctgcatttttcaaaccaaaaggcatcaccttgtaatggtagtttccaATAGGAGTGACAAAAGCTGTATTTTCTTAATCACCTAaggctagtggtatttgatggtatcaCTGAAAGGCATCTAAAAAGCTCATCTGAGGATGGCCTACAGTCGCATCCACTAGTTGGTCTATCCAAGGCATAGGGAAAGGGTCTTTTGGATAAGTCTTATTTAAACTTGTGAAATCTAcacacactcgccacttcccacttttctttttcaccactaCGGTATTGGCCAATCACTCAGGgtaaaaaaacctctttaatagccccagcTTGCTTGAGCT
The Quercus lobata isolate SW786 chromosome 10, ValleyOak3.0 Primary Assembly, whole genome shotgun sequence DNA segment above includes these coding regions:
- the LOC115962565 gene encoding uncharacterized protein LOC115962565 isoform X1, whose amino-acid sequence is MEVKLSQRRDLLLPKLLPNPNFPSHIHRDLSFYLNSWANSKSSFHKHFRYIAQKWRFRIQEMSKVQHPTKHYLVHVVKEGETLTLISMQYSVSISAIAAANRSIVDIDLVFKGQHLNIPSASGDTQMLQIKLPENHLGSLNILHGLLGQRNINVLSSYCLPHDKTTGYFLVLVPLIAFCVRCIISALHTRVAGKFRHQVVNESEGRHHGCRSMRWKSALSEILEPDTLDAVSSSHSNSLSEDQSQVSFEEEPRAYGKLEQDYQKFLSECGMSEWGHWRGGSPK
- the LOC115962565 gene encoding uncharacterized protein LOC115962565 isoform X2, translating into MEVKLSQRRDLLLPKLLPNPNFPSHIHRDLSFYLNSWANSKSSFHKHFRYIAQKWRFRIQEMSKVQHPTKHYLVHVVKEGETLTLISMQYSVSISAIAAANRSIVDIDLVFKGQHLNIPSASGDTQMLQIKLPENHLGSLNILHGLLGQRNINVLSSYCLPHDKTTGYFLVLVPLIAFCVRCIISALHTRVAGKFRHQVVNESEGRHHGCRSMRWKSALSEILEPDTLDAVSSSHSNKINLKFLLKRSHVLMASLSKITRNFYQNVE
- the LOC115962565 gene encoding uncharacterized protein LOC115962565 isoform X3; the encoded protein is MEVKLSQRRDLLLPKLLPNPNFPSHIHRDLSFYLNSWANSKSSFHKHFRYIAQKWRFRIQEMSKVQHPTKHYLVHVVKEGETLTLISMQYSVSISAIAAANRSIVDIDLVFKGQHLNIPSASGDTQMDKTTGYFLVLVPLIAFCVRCIISALHTRVAGKFRHQVVNESEGRHHGCRSMRWKSALSEILEPDTLDAVSSSHSNSLSEDQSQVSFEEEPRAYGKLEQDYQKFLSECGMSEWGHWRGGSPK